ACGACCATCCGCCGGCACTCGTCGGTCCACCCGTCCCACGCGGGCGGCACGAAGACCCTGCCCGGGACGAGCCACAGGGCGAGGGGCAGGACGATCCGTTCGCTGCGCATGACCTGCACGCCCGTCTCCTGCTCGTAGCGCCCGGCGCCGGGCGCCGGCGTCGCCGCGCGCAGGTCGCGCGCGAGACGCACCGTCGCCCGGACCGTCCACGCGAGGAGGACGCAGGCGACGACGCCCCAGGCGAGGAAGGCGATCGCGGCCGGATCGAGGCGGGCGCCGGCGGCCGCCGGCATCGCCGTCGTCCGCGCCGCGCCGCCCGCAGTCTCCCACCAGGCCGTGAATCCCTCCGCGCCGACCGCCCGGCCGAGCCGCGCGGCGATGACGGTGGCCGGCCCGCCGAGGCGAAGCGGCAGGAAGGGCGGCAGCAGCAGCTTCAGGAGCCCGACGACCGCCACGGCGTGGCGCACGCCCGCCGGCGAACGCCGCATGAGGCGCAGCGCGACGAGGACCGCGGCGAGGACGACGGTGTTCTGGAGGACGGCGACGCCGAAATAGCCGGCCCATGCCTGTCCCCATTCGTTCAGGATCAAAACTGCGGCGTTCACGATCCCTCCTCTCCGAGCTCCCGCTCCTTCCTGGCGACGAGCCGCTTGATCTCGTCGATCTCCTCGCGACCCAGGCCGTCGAGGGACAGGAGAGCGCTGGCCATGGCGGCGGGGGATCCGCCGAAGACCCGCCGGATCATCGACGCCGTTTCGTCCCGCTCCAGGTCCCGTCGCGATCGCGCCGGCTCGTAGAAGTTGACGAGCCCCGTCTTCTTGCGGCGCAGCAACCCCTTGCGCTCGAGCGTGTTCATGACGGTCTGCACCGTGGTGTAGGCCTTCTCCCCGCGCGGGTAGGCGCGCTCGAGCACGTCCCGCACCGACGGCGCCCCGCCGATCGCCCAGACCGCCTCCATGACCTCCCATTCGACGGGTGTCAGTTTCGGCTTCTTCCGTTTCATCTTTCCTCCTCGTATGCTCGGATATCTACTATAACCATAGTAAAGATACGAAGCGTGCAGGAGGGTGTCAAGAAGAAATCCACGGGGCGCGGAAGGGCCCCATCCCCGCGCCGCCCGCCCCGGCGGGCAACGGAAAACGCCGGGCTCTCCCCGCGGGAGAACCCGGCGTCCCTTGTCGAACCTCGTCCGGGAAACGGCGCGCAGCGTGCCGGGCAAACCGTTCCGCCCCGCGGGCGCGCCGGTCGCGCCCCGGTCAGCTAGAACGGCAGGTCGTCGTCATCGTCCGCCGGCGCCGCCTGGCTGCCGTTGTCGGCGGGGGCGCGCTGCGGAGCCTCGCCGGGGACATACCCCTGGTCGCCCGCGCGGCCGAGCATCTGCATCGTGTTGGCGACGATCTCGGTGGTGTACCGCTTGTTGCCGTCCTTGTCCTCCCAGTCGCGCGTCTGGATCCGGCCCTCGATGTACACCTGCTTGCCCTTCCTGAGGTACTGGCCGCAGATGTCGGCCAGTTTCCCGAAGGTGACGATCCGGTGCCACTCGGTCCGCTCCTGCCGGTTGCCGTCACGGTCGTTGAAGACCTCGCTCGTCGCGATACGGAAGTTCGCGACCTGGCTTCCGCTCTGCGTGTGACGCACCTCCGGATCGGCGCCGAGATTGCCGATGAGGATCACTTTGTTGACACCACTCATCACCATGCCTCCTGCGTAAAAAAAAGAAACGAACCTTCGAACCCTTCCCAATCCCCGCATCCCCGGCAGGTTCGCGCCTTATTGTACCCGCTCGCCGCGCGAGGTCAAGGAAAATGCCTTGTCGGTTGCCGGCGATGCCGCTTATCTGATATACTATCCGGACGGCTCTCACCCTCGGTTCAAGGAAGTATCAAAGCGATGACGCGCTTTCGGCAAATCACGGGCGGACGCGGCGAGATCGCCGCCGCCCTTTTGATCTTCATCGTGCTCGCCGCCGGCCTGCGCCTGTGGAACTGCACGGCAGCATCCCTCAACAACGACGAGCTCTCCACCTGGTACCGGAGCGATTTCTCATCACCGATCGACGTCGTCAGGGAGGGCGTCGTCCCCGACGTACATCCGCCCGGCTACCAGATCCTCATGTGGGCGGTCGAGCGGACCGCCGGCGAGTCGGCTCTCGCCCTTCGGCTCCCCTCCGTGCTCTTCGGCATCCTGTCGACCGTCGCGATCTTTTTCCTCGGTCGATCGCTCTTCTCGTGGCGCGAGGGGCTCTACGCCGCCGCGATGATCGCCACGCTCTGGTGCCCCGTCACGTACAGCCGCATCGCGCGCGCCTACTCGCTGCTGCTCCTCCTGTCGATCCTCTCGACCCTCTTCTGGACCGGGATGATCCGCGGCCTCCGCACAACCGCCACTTTGCCCCGCCGCGACGGGATCCTCTATTTCGCCGCGGCGATCGCCGCCTGCTACACGCACTACTTCGGCCTGCTGCTCGTCGCCCTCCAGGGCGTTCTCGCCTTCGCGCTCCTCGCCACCGACCGCCGCGCGCTCCTCCGGGCCGCCGGGCTCTACGCGGCCGTCCTCCTCGTGTTCGTTCCCTGGCTCCCCGCGATGCGCGAGCAACTCGCCCGCGGGCCGATCTGGATCCGGCGCCCGCAGTTCAGCCCGTGGTACCATCTGCTCCATGTCTGGCGATTCTTCTTCGACGATTCCCGGATCATGGGCCGCATCGCCCTCGCCGCAGCGCCGGCGCTCGCCCTCGCCGCGCTCGGCGTCGCCGTCGCC
Above is a genomic segment from Candidatus Krumholzibacteriota bacterium containing:
- a CDS encoding single-stranded DNA-binding protein — protein: MVMSGVNKVILIGNLGADPEVRHTQSGSQVANFRIATSEVFNDRDGNRQERTEWHRIVTFGKLADICGQYLRKGKQVYIEGRIQTRDWEDKDGNKRYTTEIVANTMQMLGRAGDQGYVPGEAPQRAPADNGSQAAPADDDDDLPF
- a CDS encoding BlaI/MecI/CopY family transcriptional regulator, with the protein product MKRKKPKLTPVEWEVMEAVWAIGGAPSVRDVLERAYPRGEKAYTTVQTVMNTLERKGLLRRKKTGLVNFYEPARSRRDLERDETASMIRRVFGGSPAAMASALLSLDGLGREEIDEIKRLVARKERELGEEGS